From Chitinophagaceae bacterium, the proteins below share one genomic window:
- a CDS encoding amidohydrolase — MFNLACRQAGFSLFVILSASCKFRQKADLIIHHATIYTVDERFSVAEAIAIRDGRIVEVGKNDDILKQYESDLVEDAKGKTIFPGFIDAHAHFVGYGFSLQTVDLVGTGSWEEVLNRCQDFAKNLPPGIWLTGRGWDQNDWAVKDFPSNEKLNELFPGRPVLLNRIDGHAAIANNKALETAGIRPGDKLEGGEIEVKSGKLTGILVDNAVDLVSAKVPGPDDARAKEALLLAQKNCFATGLTGIHDCGLDHETVERIQKLQQSGDLKMRMYVMLSDNKKNFEWAFAKGKIKTDRLTVSGFKVYADGALGSRGACLLQPYTDKPDWSGFLLSPQAHFDSVANIIYQKGWQMCTHAIGDSGNRTILNIYARYLKGKNDLRWRIEHAQVVDQNDFKIFGENNIIPSVQPTHGTSDMYWAGDRLGPVRVKGAYAYQQLLKENNWIPLGTDFPVEDISTFKTFFAAVVRQDAKGFPGGGYQMENALTREQTIRGMTIWAAKAAFEEKQKGSLEKGKFADFIILDTDLMNCKESAILKTKVLATYVNGERVYGR, encoded by the coding sequence ATTTTTAACCTTGCCTGCCGGCAGGCAGGTTTTTCCTTGTTCGTTATTCTTTCCGCTTCCTGCAAGTTTCGCCAGAAGGCCGACCTGATCATTCATCATGCCACCATCTATACGGTGGATGAAAGATTTTCTGTGGCAGAAGCCATAGCAATACGGGATGGAAGGATTGTTGAGGTGGGAAAGAACGATGATATACTGAAGCAATACGAATCGGACCTGGTGGAAGATGCCAAGGGGAAAACAATATTCCCGGGCTTTATTGATGCCCATGCGCATTTTGTGGGATACGGGTTCAGCCTGCAAACCGTAGATCTTGTTGGCACCGGAAGCTGGGAAGAGGTATTGAACCGCTGCCAGGATTTTGCAAAGAACCTGCCGCCGGGCATATGGCTTACCGGGAGGGGCTGGGACCAGAATGACTGGGCCGTAAAAGACTTTCCATCCAATGAAAAACTGAATGAATTATTTCCCGGCCGCCCGGTGCTTTTGAACAGGATCGATGGACATGCTGCCATTGCCAACAATAAAGCGCTTGAAACAGCCGGGATAAGACCCGGTGATAAACTGGAGGGTGGGGAGATCGAAGTAAAGAGCGGCAAACTAACCGGTATACTGGTTGATAATGCAGTAGACCTGGTTTCTGCCAAAGTACCCGGTCCGGATGATGCCCGTGCGAAAGAGGCGTTGCTGCTGGCACAAAAGAACTGTTTTGCCACCGGGCTTACCGGCATTCATGATTGCGGACTGGATCATGAGACCGTGGAAAGGATACAGAAGCTGCAGCAAAGCGGCGACCTGAAAATGCGGATGTACGTCATGCTGAGCGATAATAAAAAGAATTTTGAATGGGCTTTTGCCAAAGGGAAAATAAAAACAGACCGGTTGACGGTGAGCGGATTTAAAGTGTATGCCGACGGTGCGTTGGGTTCCAGGGGAGCCTGTTTGCTGCAGCCATACACTGATAAACCCGATTGGTCAGGTTTCTTACTGAGTCCGCAGGCGCATTTTGATTCGGTGGCCAATATCATTTACCAGAAAGGATGGCAGATGTGCACCCATGCCATCGGCGACAGCGGCAACCGGACGATCCTGAATATCTATGCCAGGTATCTGAAAGGAAAAAATGACCTGCGCTGGCGCATAGAACATGCACAGGTGGTTGATCAAAATGATTTTAAAATATTCGGAGAGAATAATATCATTCCTTCTGTGCAGCCCACGCATGGCACATCCGATATGTACTGGGCCGGCGACCGTTTAGGCCCGGTACGGGTGAAAGGGGCATATGCTTACCAGCAATTACTGAAAGAAAACAACTGGATACCGTTGGGCACGGATTTCCCGGTGGAAGACATCAGCACGTTTAAAACATTTTTTGCTGCGGTGGTAAGGCAGGATGCAAAAGGTTTTCCGGGAGGAGGTTACCAAATGGAGAATGCACTGACAAGGGAGCAAACCATCCGGGGCATGACCATCTGGGCAGCCAAAGCAGCTTTTGAAGAAAAACAAAAAGGAAGCCTGGAGAAAGGAAAGTTCGCCGATTTTATTATACTGGATACAGACCTGATGAATTGTAAAGAATCAGCGATCTTAAAGACAAAAGTATTGGCTACCTACGTTAATGGAGAGAGGGTCTATGGAAGATAA